TTCCAAAAAGTGGAGGTCTGAAGACCTTCCCTACATTTTAAATGCATTGACGCAGTCAATGCATTCCAGAGAAAAAGAAAAAGGAGACTTATGCCCTATTGTCCAAATTGTAAAGCCGAGTACAATGCCGGGGTGAAAAAATGCAGCGACTGCAACATCCCTCTGGTTGAGAAACTTCCTGAGGAACCTAAAGAGGAGCTCGAACCAATCAAGTATAAACTTCTTCGCAACTTACCCAGCCGGTTATATGCCGAGATGCTCAAGGAATCCCTGAGAAATTCAGGAATAAACTCGGTTATCAAAGGGGATGATATCGGCATAATGTTGGGCAGCTATTCCACCACCTCGCCAGTGGAGATCAGCTTGTGGGTTCCGGAAGAGGACTGGGAAGAAGCCAACCAGATTGCGGACGGGATGTTAAATCATATTTAGAAATAAACCTCACCAATTACAAACCTGTCTTTTGTCATTCTGACCCCTACAGGGGGAAGAATCTATAACATTTAGTCGAAGATGCTTCGTCCAGAGGCGGGACTCAGCATGACAAGTTAGGAAAAAAATGTCGACTATCTCAACAAAGGCAGGATGACCAATTCTCACAATTTCAGATACTTAATCTCTTTTTAAGATATTTAGCCTATCTTAATTGAAAAAGTTTACC
This window of the Candidatus Zixiibacteriota bacterium genome carries:
- a CDS encoding DUF2007 domain-containing protein; amino-acid sequence: MPYCPNCKAEYNAGVKKCSDCNIPLVEKLPEEPKEELEPIKYKLLRNLPSRLYAEMLKESLRNSGINSVIKGDDIGIMLGSYSTTSPVEISLWVPEEDWEEANQIADGMLNHI